The DNA region CTGGGCTTGCTGTGGAGGATGGTGCCTTGATCGGTGGGACCTGGCGAGGCGTGTCTGTTACCATCGACGCTGCGACGGGCGCGTGGGAGAATCCTCAGCTCACCAAGTAACCACGATTGGGACTGGTATTTGCAGCTGGTGAGCTGACCGCTAGACCGGTATTCGAACGACGCCACCGTCGTCAAGATGGCCCCGCTGGCGGCGTAGCCTCCAGCCACTGACGAATAGCAAGCCCGTGGTCTTTCACCGTCGGCCCACCAAAGAGATACGTGTCACATGAACGCGCTGGCCAGTCGTCGTCCGAACTCGAGGTCCTCATTTCCGGTGGGTCGATAGGCGGGCTCGCGACCGGCATTGCCCTAGCCGACGCGGGCCACAGGCCGACGATCTTTGAGCGGTCGACTGGGGAGCTGCGAAGCCGCGGGGGCGGTATCGTCGCCCAGGAGAACATTCGCCAGTTTCTCTCCCACCATACGACTGTCTCACCCGAGACGGTCACGACGAGTTCGAGTGAGCGTCGGTATCTCACCCAGTCTGGCGATATCGAACAGTCGATGCCCGAATCGATGGTGTTCACCTCCTGGGATGCCCTCTATCGGCAGCTTCGTGATGCATTTCCTGGGGAGGAGTACCGTATGGGCGAGGAGGTGGTCCATGTTACACCCGAGACGGTAACGGCCACGTTCGACGATGGGGGTGAACGGAGTGCTGATGTAGTTATTACGGCTGAGGGGGGCCGATCCAACACTCGAGAGCAACTGTTCCCGGAGGTAACACCGTCGTTCGCCGACTACGTTGCATGGCGTGGTGTCATCCCAGAAGCTGCAGTTCCGAGTGGCGTCCGTGACGAATTCGATGACACATTCACCTTCTACCAGGGGGCAGACCAACTCATTCTCGCCTATTTCATCCCGGGACCGGACGGCAGTACAACACCGGGCGAACGCCGCCTCAACTGGGTCTGGTACGACACAGTCGAGGCCGACGACAGGGGCGACGTCTTCACCAATCGAGCGGGAACCCAACGACGGCTTACCGTCCCACCAGGCCAACTCCGTGATCCCATACGCACCAGCCAGCGCGAACGGGCGGTGACGACGCTCCCACCGGTCTTCGAGTCAGTGGTGACCGAGACACCTGACTTGTTCGTCCAGGCAATCTATGACCTCAGCGTCCCCGAGATGGTCGT from Haloarcula salinisoli includes:
- a CDS encoding FAD-dependent monooxygenase, translated to MSHERAGQSSSELEVLISGGSIGGLATGIALADAGHRPTIFERSTGELRSRGGGIVAQENIRQFLSHHTTVSPETVTTSSSERRYLTQSGDIEQSMPESMVFTSWDALYRQLRDAFPGEEYRMGEEVVHVTPETVTATFDDGGERSADVVITAEGGRSNTREQLFPEVTPSFADYVAWRGVIPEAAVPSGVRDEFDDTFTFYQGADQLILAYFIPGPDGSTTPGERRLNWVWYDTVEADDRGDVFTNRAGTQRRLTVPPGQLRDPIRTSQRERAVTTLPPVFESVVTETPDLFVQAIYDLSVPEMVV